The Chamaesiphon minutus PCC 6605 DNA window TCGCCTAATTTTGCCGATTTTCCTCATTTTAGCAACCCTAAGTTTTAATCTTGACGCTGCACTAGTCTGTCCCCGAAAGTGGAGAATTTCCAAATCGTTATCGATGACGACACCAACAGGCGCAAACCGATCTAAAACGATCCGATCTGCTTCTTTTTGCAGATCGAAGTCACTCCACGCCGGGTCGTCGCTGGGGGTGGGATTGACAATCTCGCTGGCATGGGCATCCGCAATCAGATCGATCGTCAGCCGTGCTGGAGCCAATTTTCTGGCATAAATTTTCTGCTTTTTATCTACCGCAATAAACAAGTTTGAGAAGTCACCAGTTGTCTCCGATGTGCCCAACAGCAGAAAACCCGTGGTTTTTAGTCCATAGTGGAAGGTCGGCATAATCTTCTTTTGGAGTGCTGCGCCCAAATAGATCAGCACGTTGCGACAGCTAATCAGATCTAGTTTGGAAAAAGGCGGATCGCTACAGATGTTTTGTCTGGCAAAGACACACATTTCGCGGATCGACTTGGCGATCCGATACCCACCATCGACGGGCACAAAGAATCGCTGGAGCCGTTCGGGGGAGACATCTGCGACCGAGCTATACTTATAAAAGCCAGCTCTAGCTGTGTCGATCGATCGCTAATATCGGTCGCATAAATCTGAATCTGCGGCTTAATCGGCTGGTTGTCCAAATACAGCGGTTTGCATGTAAATAAGGTACAGTACATAAAATAGTAAAACTAGTACTGGGCGGCAGGAATAAACCCAGTGCTTCAATCGTACAATGGTTTACCTCGATCGGAGATAGCTACAGGATCGGCCCAAAAGCCTGCAAGATAGCCCTCAAAGGCGCATTCTATCATTGCTTTTTTGACCTAAAATAGCCAAAACATTAACGTCAAAACTATCTCAGAGCAAGCGTTGCAAGTATAACAGATGGATAACCTCATGTATATCCATATTTTTTAATGAACCAAGTTTTGACAAGTTGAGTCAAAACACAATAGCAAGTCAGGATGCCAGCTAACCAGAGAAAGTAAACGGCTGGTAACGGTACAAATCCCAAACTAGATCCGATGGGTGAAAATGGCAAATACATCCCGATACACATCACAGTCGCGGTAATTAGCAGCATGGGTAAAGAAGCTCGACTCTGGAAAAAAGGCACCTTAGCCGTCCGAATTACGTGGACGATGAGAGTTTGAGTCATCAGGCTTTCGACAAACCAACCTGTTTGAAATAAAGCTTGATGCTCTACAGATTTTGCTCCAAACACAAACCACATCAGGGCATAAGTGGCATAATCAAAAATAGAGCTAATCGGGCCGATGAAAATCATAAACCGTCGAATATTCTCAATCTTCCACTTGGGTGGCTTGACGAGATCTTCCTTGTCCACATTATCGAAGGGAATGCCTGTTTGGGAAAAGTCGTAGAGAAGATTATTAATTAAGATCTGGACTGGTTGCATTGGTAAAAATGGCAGCAATGCACTCGCGCCAAGAACGCTAAACATATTACCAAAATTAGAACTAGTACCCATTCTGATGTACTTTACTATATTTGAAAAAGTCTGGCGACCGATCGTGACTCCAGACTCTAGGACTAATAAGTTTTTTTCGAGTAAAATTATGTCTGCTGATTCTTTGGCAACATCGGCGGCTGTATCGACGGAGATGCCGACATCAGCCTCTCGCAAGGCTGCTGCATCATTAATACCATCGCCCATATAGCCAACGATGTTACCTGCTTTGCGGAGTACCTGAATCACCTTAGCTTTTTGGGTGGGCGAGAACTTCGCAAAAATAGTGGTAGTTGCAGCAACTTCGGCTAACTTATCATCGGCTAAAGATTCAATATCGCTACCTAATAAAACATTTTGAACGGGTAAGCCCACATCTCGACAGATTTTTTGAGTAATAATCTCATTATCTCCAGTTAAAATTTTGACATCGACTCCATTGCGCTTGAGAGCTTTAAGTGCTTGAGCGGCGGAATCTTTGGGTGGATCGAGAAAGGCAATGTTTCCTAATAAAATCAGATTACTTTCATCAGCGATCGTACAGTGAGATTGTGCTATTGGAATCGTTTTGTAGGCTACTGCAATCACCCGTAGCCCATCAGAATTGAGCTTTTGTTGTAAATCGGCAACTCTAGTATGAACTGACTCATCGATCGGCAAAATCTTGTCATCAACTTTGAGTTGAGTGCAAATTTTGAGGACTTCTTCAACGGCACCTTTGCAAATCAGCACATGGTCTTTGCCCGTTTCGGCGATAATCACCGACATCCTTCGCCGCACAAAGTCGAATGGAATCTCATCAAATTTGTGGTAGTCTCTGTCAATATCTAAGGATGTAAGTTCTTGTTTGCGTTCTAATACGGCGACATCCAATAAATTCTTCAAGCCAGTCTGGTAGAAGCTATTGAGATAAGCATATTTAAGCACATCCAAACTTTCTTTTCCATAGGGATCTAAATGCCGTTGCAAGACGATTTTATCTTGGGTGAGGGTACCTGTTTTGTCGGTACAGAGGATATTCATCGAGCCAAAATCTTGAATCGCATCGATGTTTTTGACAATCACTTTTTTGTCAGACATTGCAATTGCCCCTTTTGCCAAGTTTGCGGTCACAATTACAGGCAACATTTCAGGAGCTAATCCGACAGCAACAGATAAAGCGAAAGTGAACGCCTCTACCCAATTGTGCTTGACTACGCCATTAATCAGAAATACGAGTGGAGCCATAATCAGCATAAAGCGCAATAGCAGCGTGGTCACACTATTTACAGCTTTATCAAAACTGGTGCGAACTCGATTGCCACCGAGTGTCTTGGCTATTGATGCCAGATAAGTATGACTGCCTGTTTCGGCGACCACAGCGGTGCCCGAACCACTAACTACCGTCGTACCCATAAAGCAGAGATTGACCAGCTCTAAGGGGTTTTTCTCCTGCTTGTCGGCCAGATTTACGTGTTTTTCGACAGGGAGCGATTCGCCTGTGAGCGTAGATTGACCAAGAAATAAATCCTTCGCTACAATTAGCCGAATATCGGCAGGAATCATATCTCCGGCTGAGAGAAAGACAATATCCCCAGGTACTAATAACTTCACGGCAATTTCTGTTCCGCTGATGCCTTGTTGCTCTTTTGGGGTGGTAACTTTATTGTTACCCTGGCGACTCACTGCGGCGGTGATACTGACCATTTCTCGCAGCTTTTCGGCAGCTTTATTCGACTGAAATTCTTGAGAAAACCGTAACAGTCCTCCGAAAATTACCATCATAAAAATGATAAAAGCTGCGGTAGGACTCCCAGTTAACAATGAAATTGTCCCCAGCGCAATTAGTAGCAGTGAGAGGGGATTTGTCACCGTTTTCAGCAGTTGGATATACCACTTACTTGGCTTTTTACGGGCGATTTCATTTAATCCCGATTTTAATAATCGCCGCTGGGCTTCGGTTTCAGTTAGTCCATCTAGAGTAGTATCGAATAATTTCAGAACTCCAGCTACATCTTTC harbors:
- the mgtA gene encoding magnesium-translocating P-type ATPase, whose amino-acid sequence is MNNSSRNANSVDSSNALINIAQKDVAGVLKLFDTTLDGLTETEAQRRLLKSGLNEIARKKPSKWYIQLLKTVTNPLSLLLIALGTISLLTGSPTAAFIIFMMVIFGGLLRFSQEFQSNKAAEKLREMVSITAAVSRQGNNKVTTPKEQQGISGTEIAVKLLVPGDIVFLSAGDMIPADIRLIVAKDLFLGQSTLTGESLPVEKHVNLADKQEKNPLELVNLCFMGTTVVSGSGTAVVAETGSHTYLASIAKTLGGNRVRTSFDKAVNSVTTLLLRFMLIMAPLVFLINGVVKHNWVEAFTFALSVAVGLAPEMLPVIVTANLAKGAIAMSDKKVIVKNIDAIQDFGSMNILCTDKTGTLTQDKIVLQRHLDPYGKESLDVLKYAYLNSFYQTGLKNLLDVAVLERKQELTSLDIDRDYHKFDEIPFDFVRRRMSVIIAETGKDHVLICKGAVEEVLKICTQLKVDDKILPIDESVHTRVADLQQKLNSDGLRVIAVAYKTIPIAQSHCTIADESNLILLGNIAFLDPPKDSAAQALKALKRNGVDVKILTGDNEIITQKICRDVGLPVQNVLLGSDIESLADDKLAEVAATTTIFAKFSPTQKAKVIQVLRKAGNIVGYMGDGINDAAALREADVGISVDTAADVAKESADIILLEKNLLVLESGVTIGRQTFSNIVKYIRMGTSSNFGNMFSVLGASALLPFLPMQPVQILINNLLYDFSQTGIPFDNVDKEDLVKPPKWKIENIRRFMIFIGPISSIFDYATYALMWFVFGAKSVEHQALFQTGWFVESLMTQTLIVHVIRTAKVPFFQSRASLPMLLITATVMCIGMYLPFSPIGSSLGFVPLPAVYFLWLAGILTCYCVLTQLVKTWFIKKYGYT